The Methanofollis sp. genome contains the following window.
AGCCCGATCCTCCTCGACCACCTGCTCACCTTCTCCAGCGAAGTGATCAGGATCGAGGCCCCGGTCTTCCCGCAAGTCTCATCCTCATAACCGGCGACAGGCAGAAGGGGATTTATCATTACGAGTATAGAGAGAGGCGACCCTCTGCGGCGGTGATTTTTTGCCGATTCCCACCGCGACCCTGCCCGCCCCGCGCTCTGTGCAGGAAGTGCGGATCGGCAGGAGGATGCACCCCTATAGATAGCCTTCGACGAGGAAAAAATAGAAAGAAACTGATTTTTTGCAGGATGGGTCGTGAAAAATCCGGGCATGGACAAAAAATCCCCTCACACATTCCCGTCCTGATCCCTCCGGCATGCCACCACACCATCCCCTATATATGCACCAGATCAAAAATCGGAAGTATCATGGGGATCGGACTGCCTCGCCTGAAACATCCCGGCTATGCCTTCATCGCCATCGCTCTCCTCGTCTGCACACCCGCGACCCTCGGGTACATGGCCCTCGAAGGGCAGAGTTCCTCCGTCACCACCCTCTCCTTCGACAACGCCCCCGAGGGAGGGGTCGTGTTCATCGCAGACCCCCACCTGAGGGCGGAGACTCTCGACCATACCAGACGGATGATCCAGGAGATCAATGCCCTCCATCCCTCGGTCGTGCTCATCGGCGGGGATTTCGTCTATGACGAAGAGGCAGACCTCTCCCTCCAGCAGGTCTGGCAGGAGATCGACGCCCCCGTGTACGCCGTCCTCGGCAACCACGACTACAAGTCGGGCACGGACGCCTTCAGCGGACTGCAGAGGGTCGCGGCCATCAAAGAGACCGTCAGGACGGCGGCAGGCTACGACATGAGCACGCTCAGGGACGGGACGGCCGACGTCGCATTCGCCGACTCGGTCGAGGCAGAACTTGAAAAGAACGGCGTCACGGTGTTGAGAAACGAATATGTCACCCTGGACGTCAACGGCACCAGCCTCCGCATCGTCGGCGTGGACGACGGCTGGGCCGGCATGGCAGACCCGCCCTCGGTGCCGGAGGATGACGATGCCTTCACGATCTACATGGTCCACGAGCCAGAGTGCCGGGCCGACTGGGACGCCGACCTCATCCTTGCCGGCCACACCCACGGCGGGCAGGTCATGATACCGGGCGTCAAGGACCTGAACGACCGGGGCGTCATCGAACTCTCCGGCCTCGT
Protein-coding sequences here:
- a CDS encoding metallophosphoesterase, which translates into the protein MGIGLPRLKHPGYAFIAIALLVCTPATLGYMALEGQSSSVTTLSFDNAPEGGVVFIADPHLRAETLDHTRRMIQEINALHPSVVLIGGDFVYDEEADLSLQQVWQEIDAPVYAVLGNHDYKSGTDAFSGLQRVAAIKETVRTAAGYDMSTLRDGTADVAFADSVEAELEKNGVTVLRNEYVTLDVNGTSLRIVGVDDGWAGMADPPSVPEDDDAFTIYMVHEPECRADWDADLILAGHTHGGQVMIPGVKDLNDRGVIELSGLVQKGGAPVYISRGIGTSNLRTDLRFNAPPEIVVISPTGSR